The following coding sequences are from one Triticum aestivum cultivar Chinese Spring chromosome 5A, IWGSC CS RefSeq v2.1, whole genome shotgun sequence window:
- the LOC123106710 gene encoding B3 domain-containing protein REM20-like yields MAGLEGFEFFEIVIEKSCSRQRLPDKFAKMLAGCEPHKVKLREAGSRLHSMWEVLVVFDGEGHMYLGPGWEHFARAHELQLRYFLVFRYDGDAMFTVKMFDNTMCRMYYQHDDDASNGSSSGDDEEQSGDDDEEQSGDDKQSGDDEEQPILADDKHAMVVADDDPAMVVADDDLAMMVADDDLAMVVADDDLAMVVADDDLAMVVADDDLAMVAAPAIPQLGDRTMPIVIEEYIRVGIRHSERIRLMKEKKEE; encoded by the exons ATGGCTggcttggaaggtttcgagttcttcgagatcgtaattgagaaatcttgcagtaggcag AGGCTGCCTGACAAGTTTGCGAAGATGCTCGCCGGCTGTGAGCCCCACAAAGTGAAGCTGCGGGAGGCCGGCAGCAGGCTTCACAGTATGTGGGAAGTGTTGGTGGTGTTTGATGGTGAAGGCCACATGTACCTAGGGCCCGGCTGGGAGCATTTTGCCCGCGCCCATGAGCTACAGCTCAggtacttccttgtcttccgctacgacggcgacgccatgttcaccgtgaagatgttcgacaacaccatgtgccgcatgtactaccagcacgacgatgatgcca gtaatgggagcagcagcggggatgacgaggagcagagcggggatgacgacgaggagcagagcggggatgacaagcaaagcggggatgacgaggagcagcctATTCTGGCTGACGACAAacatgctatggtggtggctgacgacgaccctgctatggtggtggcggatgacgaccttgctatgatggtggcggacgacgaccttgctatggtggtggcggacgacgacctcgcgatggtggtggcggacgacgaccttgctatggtggtggcggacgacgacctcgcgatggTGGCGGCGCCTGCAATCCCACAGCTCGGCGacaggaccatgccaattgtgatagaggagtacatccgcgttgggattcgccactctgagcgcatcaggttgatgaaggagaagaaggaggagtga